gaggtacacacctctggcaATCTTTgatccgccgcttcctttctttcgtagatagaaaagatggtagaagaaatcgaaatggggctggaagccgccatatgcttcgcaaagatgaatgaaagtggcgacaaggaggatcaagttgggatgcagattgcaaatcccaatctcatagtaaagacagagcccctgaagaaaaggatgaaCATGAACCACAAATCCCcccttaaagaagtcttcgaaaaccacgatctcacctagttgtggatcggggtacccctctcccttcggtgcacgccatcctgcgagctccttgttgtggagtacccctaTGGTGACGAGATCTTCAATGGTATGCtagttgcttctcgatttccaccactccttcgccatgactctgacTTTCTTCTGCAAAtcgcttttcgccatgaatctggccttgttGATGAACGAGGAACtggcggaggattgattggtattagggttggcgagaggaagaagatggttgcggctgcgaatggcaatggggtgcagtaaaaagtaacttacctatcctatactatatttaacccaagagttatgctgttttgtctgcccgagattcttgggagacgtgcgcatgcgccgcagacggttgttttcacagcctctagatctatgccaatatatgcgcctcttcgttgccagtgtatgcgcctcttcgttgccattatgagagggcccacgctgatgcacctacttataggtgccacgtaactgtttgcttgaaaagacaagaagacagtatgacatgctatacccgtctactttttttaccagacgtgtcagattggacttgacatagcaaaaaaatacacaaaataatagtacaagtggcatatggtttttcaccgcacttctcgtgctcggggactgtccagaccaccatcatgctcggagactatccagaccactatcgtgctcggggactgtccagaccaccatcgtgcacggggactgtccagaccaccatcgtgctcggggactgttccgaccactctcgtgctcggggactgccccgaccactctccgaacattgctcggagactgctctcctcggctacatgtgatttgtactcacatacagttgagaggcatttatttagaccttgctacaaggctgatacctagccttccagcaagctcggggactacatcggtacgatgcacctgccggtgcatctcatattgcttgtacgacgattggattctcaacttcagtgggaattctttttagaccctggcaccacgtgcctacgtcacctactaccaggctcggggactaagtgggcacacttcaccttgtggtgaatgtgcttattttatcgacccctatgctctgaTTGTTGgccagaattactattgtccaagggtcacttacatttcttttcagaaatacaagtgggcacacttgataaggaaagaaatctttttcttttttctttagagcaccatgcattcttcggacaactgaaatcttcggctataatcgtggtctactgctctctgttctaaccagaatactagcacattcgattggtcaatgtttcaaccagttggagatgacatgaagacggatcgcattagccgaaggagatcgaacggcgtgtcgcagcataatacatggtgctcagggactagctgtgggggtattaacccttatacccttacggctgggcttgggccggcccggaccagggggtctggcccactagaaaacaacgcgtggcccggccaatctattcggagtcccgcgcaaggaatcaagatagatttggagatcaagcaagatcctggtcggttagaataggaatccttatccggccacctatggcaattgtaactggttaggattagtttctagatctgtaaccctgcccccggattatataaggcgggtaggggacccctctaaaaaacatctctcattgacatacaataatacaatcagacgtaggacgtaggtattacgccttcacggcggctgaacctggataaaaccttgtgtctgtcttgcgtcaccatcttgtttgtagcttgcgcatctgtctgccaacaatctactaccttgggcatacccctaggtagactgccgaccatatttcatcgacatatAGCATCCTTAGATTTGACTCATAAGCCCTCACTCGAACCACGAACATCGAAGGAAAGATTAATTCATCCTTCAGAGTTCCCTATCGAATTCggggattatggcaataccttgAAGTTATCCTGGCACAAAAAACGCACAAAAGAAGTTTCTCCTAAGGTagaaccatcaaaggaatggttaatgaAAGTGAGACGTTCTTCTAAAGCAATttagattctttcaccttccacggcCATCCCTTGTTCATTAACGGGGACTGTTATAGAAGCCCTGTACAACCCCACAGTCAGGACTAGCATCATGTCAGAATTTCTTGCAAAAAATCTTTTGGGCAACATGCCGCTAGTCCCGACCAATAGACATTTCAAAAGTGCCTCAAGACTCATCTTTGAACGTTGTGGGATTGCCAGGACCGTGCCAATCACAATTGACAAAAACGAGGTTCACTTGGATTTTCACATCTATGTCATCCTTGAATTCGATCTTCTTATAGGCTATCCTCTTGAAAATCTTTTCCAAGAAAAACCTTCCCATGGGAGCCTTAGTGAAGAAATTAAGAAAATTACTTCCTCCACTCACCTAGAAAACCCTATGGTAGAGCATTATCCCAACCATAACCCGTTCGAGGAGGTGAAGTTTATATCCCCATTCATTTCACCTGAGCTTTCTTGTGAAATGAAATGTCCATCATCATCCTCATTCGAACCAGAACCATATCCCTCTGGCTATTCAAACATCATTTTTTAGAAAGAAAACTTCTGTGCCATGGACGTTCTTGAAGCACCAACTTTGGATACTAAGGAGAATGATTTCACTGTTGAGCATGAAAGCTTCTCCTTTTGGACCCTTCACATTTTATGCTCAATTTTGAAGTCTCTAGAGTCCATCTTGCTTCATACCCTGTGCTTCTATCAGGACCACAACCAACCCTTGATCCTCGTTTCTAAACTTTTTAGAACAATGGTTGTGAATGTATATGTTTATCACAAATATTgcaaatatcatggatgcactgTGGTACTAACCTTGTAGCTTGAACGAAAATACTCAATGCTTGGTGGTGAAGCTAGGAACTACACCACTATCGATAGCTGCAAGAGAAAGTTCGCACGATCGAGCTTGCGACCATAAATCAAAGCACTGATGGGAGGTACCCCGGATTATCAAATGAAAATACATATATATGATATATACTAAAAAACTAAATATTCACCAACTCATTTTTGTCTCCATATGATTTTTGTTCATACAAGTTCATGCTGCCTTTGTTTATGTCATTTGCTCTGGTTTGGATGTATTCTCGCGGGTTACAACCATAgggtttttaaattaagcatggtgcttaggttaaaatagccttctttaattaaattttgacatggtgttgaaattttgattaatgaacttaAGTTATTTTCATAAACGATGGAAGTAATTTTATAATAGATGAATGAAGGCTAGGTTTATTTTACAAATTTTACTTTAACCTTGCTTGAGTTAAactgaaaaaataataataaaaagttgggtgaacaagtttttaataaaataaataaaaaagtacaataataataaaaaataataaattcaAATAAAGGCATCTCAAGTATTGCTTGAGTCGATAAAATTTAGGCTCCCCAGTGTTTTCAGCTGGTAGAGCCCTTGTTTATTTACATTTTTGTTTTGCAATTAAATAAAACAGGTACAAAAATAAGTATGGaggagatctctcaagcataaTTAACACTCattcgagatctcccaccaacacgttgcacaacaTGAAATGATCCATCGTGTAGAAGGATGGAACAAATGGCTGCAGAGCGGATTGGCTGAACCTTTGGTCTAGCCAATCCATCTCTGACTCCCCgtagctccttcatcttcaacaATGATTTGTGCAACACTATTCTCACTACCCTCAAACTCCCTTAAAATTTTGAGTCAAAGATTAAAAAATCAAACGAATGCAAAAGCAGTTGACGCTCAATCTCCATGCTATCCTGTGATTAAATTTTCATACTTTTTATTCCTAGCCAATATTCCTATAACTTGTGAACAATTCATCATAGGGACCCCAtattatctaagtaattggaatatgTGATATAGTAGGATGAAAATGAACCTTGCTCTCTCATACAAAGAACTTAGGATTTGTTTTACAAAAATCAAATTTTAAATAACATGCTCCTCAATGATATTCAATTTctaccaaagccatatctagTGATTAGAGCTTAAAACCTCCAAACTTATGCTACTTATtcctgcattgagttttgtcaagtcttgttgacccttgttgagaaagttatcatgtCCCCAAGATCAAAATCACGTGCACCCATATATACATGCTGCCCCCACACTAgaagtatgcaaaaacatgcttcATTTAGATCCACAAAAAATTTTGCTCCTATactgggagaagacaaaaaaaCATATTTGTTAggtaaatactccatgttctaaaaggTAGTGATTTTTCTCTAATATGTGGTTAAAAAAAGAGACATGAGCTATACAaaagtttgaaaaaaaattatGGACATATGAAGGTCCATGTataaaaaaaatgatgagcacatgaaggctcatgtattgaaaaagaagaagaagagaaagatagccatgtttcaaaataataagttatagagagagatcatatctacaaaaggagtatagtatagatttaaaattattttatccacacatatgcacttcttgatcaaaggatatgacatctttctcctagGATCTGAGTTTTGACTTAACAAAATATGGAGAGTAAGTATGCTTTCATATCTTTCCCTACCCAAAGATCCATATAAGgtttttagaagtaggaaagaaagaaggcaacactaTAATATGCCTTGGTGAGAATCCAAACACAAACTTAAGTGatttgagagaatcatttgaggagctaagctatgtttacattttcaaaatcaaatgaaaACCCAAGTCTCTGAACTGATTGATACaaggggatttgaatccatgttgttccattattcaatcacccaagataatgtggtagacactccaaagttcacaagtgctggtgaagcttggaataacttttatgcagatatcatatcaaggagatgacccatcttagtccttaaactttactcgaggacgagcaaatggctaagtgtgggggagcttgttggcagtCCTTAACTCATATTTTTACCCGCCAACTTTACATGAAATTTATACACATAAATACCAACACTTAGAAATAAGGTTTACAATTAatcaattccacgagttttggtgatctATCAATTGCAGGAGGACATGTCGGAATAACATGAAAAATATGCCAAAAGTATATAAGAAACGCAACATTATAGATGtccgacatgagcccaaggggagaTGGCCCACTTACCAGTAGAATCAGGGCCCGAAAGAGTGGAGAACAAGCCCAAAATTTAACCAAACCAACTCAACTCCGCGCCAAACCACCATGAGCCAAGTCCATAGGATCAAAGGAGGCAACCCAACGAAGTTGGGCCGATTTGGACCAAGCCCTGGTGCGACCGCACCTCCACCAGCTCCGATTGGCCCAAGGTTTGGTCAGTTGCCTCATACCGCCTCTCCAATGACGGTTCCGGGGGTTTGGTGGTGCAATCAATGCGGAGGACATCGATTTACTCTTTCCATTTGAGGGGATCTAGGGAATATTCTAGGAATACTCCCCTCCTCCACCTATAAAACAAGGCTACCTCCTCCTCATTCAACAACACACCAAGGACGAGAGCAAGAAGCAAGAGCAACACTCCAAGGCTTGGGCCATAGCTATCTAATAGTTGtgtagtagggagagatgtgagggagagttcggGAAAGCACCGGACTTGTCGGTGTCTCTCCAACTTGTATCTCGACGAACACCTGTACCTCAACGGAATCTTCCGCTAAGTGAGTGCTCGTGGTTCTCTTGGTTGTAAAGTCTTTTGATTACTTAAGCTTTACTCTTACTGGTTTGCGGGTTCATCGTCTGTCCCgtggcggatactctagtagagggctcctgatAAAGACAGATAACCCTGATCGATGCTAGAGtatagtcgatagcgtagacgtggtgtctaggctagaggctaccttcgtttgcctcgtactcCATGTTTAAGGGGTAGGCGCCAGGTGGTGACAGCTCTATCCATCTTTTGTAACCCCCACGTGGTGTCTAGGCAAGAAGCTGATGTTGCCACCGCTGAGGAAGTAGGACGCGTCGTGGGTGGCAAAGGTGACGATGTCCGCACAAGAGACCTTGCCGGGGCACGCCGCCTCGAGCTCTGCCTTGGCCGCGTCGATCACCTCGTAGCCGCGTAGGCTGGGGAAGTTGGGCGGGCCGAACTTCTCCGGGGTCAGGCTGGTGTCGTTGCTGAACGTGTCGAGGAGGATGGAGGCGTCACATCCCTGATGATGAAATCATATATGCATTATCACATGTCATTAGTTGTCACATCGAATGCATGGAAGTTGTGTTAGTGTTCTGTGATTGTAACTAATTAATATGTgtgtatatatttatatatgtagTGGTTGCATTGTATGCATGCGTGTAGGGTACGTATATATATAGCTAGCTTGGTCAATGGAGGTCTTACACGGACGAAGCAATCGTGGAAGAAGAGACGGACAAGGCCGGCTTGCATGCCAGCATCAGTGGCCTTGACGTGCTTCTTGACAATGGCCTCCACATCCACGTAAGCGCCACATTTGTTCTTGTAGTATCCGACCATGAGTTGCGCCTCTGGGCTGGGTGGGGGTGCGGGCGTAGGCGCGGGTGGGCTTGGGCTTGGAGGGCTTGGTGGTGGTTGCGGGGATGGGTAGGAGTAGCCTCCGCCGGCATGACACGGAGCCGAGCAGGGCAAACAGAGTGAGGACAGCGAGCTTAGAGGTCGCCATCGTCGTGGCTTAGTTCCTCCTACTCtacgagctagctagctagctagtgtgCACACTTAAGTGCTAACTCGATCGACAGAGACTGGTTAGGAGAGGCGTATACATGCAATGCAAGTAAGCTCGGAGAGAGCCAGCGATGGGGCCGGAGACGTGCAGGCCAGCCGACAATAGCATAACATGGTTACACGGAGTGTAGGGTGCATGAGTGGGCTCCACGAAGCTCTCACAGCTCGATCGGACATTCGTTGACCTTGAGGTCGTTTGACTTATTGATGAAGCGAGGTCGTCCCTGGGATAGGAGTGGCTAACCGCGTGGACAAAGGCCGCCGCCAGCGGTGCAATAATTATATGCGCAAATAAATGGTATGTTTTGTCATGGTAACATGCGTGCTCAACCAACGTGGAACGTGGTAGGGGTATAACATTGCTGAACTGTGTTTGTCGTTGGTGCGTATGCGTATACTTCCCCAGCTACGTGCATGCATTCAGGAATATGTTATACTACAGTGGCTAGCTAGCTCACTTTTTCTTGTGCCTATGAGGGTGGATTTTCCTGGTCCTTTGGCTACTAGCTAGCTCTTGCGTCTTCACAAAGTGTTTGGGTCTTGGAGTGGAATGGACCGCCCTTGCGAATCACGTCTGCACCCTTATCCttctctcccctctctctccctctaggGTATCCTCTCTCTATATGCACTCTCCCGATCATGTTCAAGGCTTGAAGCACTCCTACCTCTGAgtcttccttctcctcctctccccGGCTCCGGTGACAGGCACGGGCACGGCCAGCCCCGGTGCGGGACACAGGCACATCTCTATGTCCTTAGACCTCCTCCCATCTGCTCTCCTCCTCCCCTCGCCTCACCCTAGTGCCGGTGGGCGGGCGCAAGCGCAGTGTTTATTTTTTTTGTGAAATGGGTATCACTTCCAGAAGAGAAGTCGATAGTGAAACGCCGAGGCCAACACTACCAACTACCCATTAGCAAATCAAAATCCAGTGGTGGAAGCCGGTCTCCAATCGGCAGCGATTGATGGTTTTGGGGAAGTGTTTAAACCCACCACGCCACTAAAGATCGGTGGTAGAGCTTGTAGTGGGATCTAGGATGGGGTAGTGATGCTAACGTCAATGGAATATTAACATTTAACCTTTATAATCACTGTTTATATTAAAAAAATCCCAAATACTAGTAAGGTCATAGCGAAACTCTGGTCTGCATACCTCTCCCACACTTCTCAATATGTTGATTTTTCTTATCAAAGAATTATACGTGTTGTGGATAAAAATTAAACATTTATGATTTTACTATCAATATGGATATGCTAAACATTTTAGTTAAAATGCATAAATTTATTAAAAGTAACAATCTAAATAAATTatatatgtcacatatatatcatcactgAAATTGATAATGTACAAGATTGATATTATATTTTATACCATATCATCACAGAAACTTCTAATAAGATTTTTTTATCTTATATATTATAGATCGTCTCTAACTTACATGTTTTTTTATGTTATCATCGAGCTTGTATCTATGGTAGGATAATGTAGGGAAGCGGTATGTACAAAAGTTGGCACCACTACAGCTAGCATGCTCATATGAGGGAGGCAGCAAGGAAATTAATTATGTACAACTCCGTAGCTAGCTTGGAGCGCTCACCCTAGCTAGGTCTTCAGCTTAACGGCCATTTGAACGTGACATTACTAGAAAAAATGGCAACTGGGAGGAATTTAGCAGCCGGGAATAGCGGAACTACCGGTAGTTAACTATGTGCACATTGCGAGAAGGCATCTGTGAATCAGCAAGCTCGATCCAACTTGTATGGAGGTTGGATCCAGCGAATCTAAATTGTTTCGTCCCATCTCCTGTGtccagagagagagaaaggggaaatGTCAGACAAAGACATGAAAAGTTCTTCACTGATCGTGTGCCACTGCCACCGTACCCCTCCCCGATCATGGGCCATAACGTGTGTGCCACTACTACCTCCCCCCTCCCTCCCGGCCGACCATGGGATAACTTAACTGTTCACGTCCAGTTTGGTAAACGATCGAGCAAGGACAGCCATTTAAGTACAAATTATATTTAAGAGTCAATTATTAAAACTATACggatgagaaatttatattaagTGCACTATATTGTTTAGATACAATTGTACTTGAGTTTACTTAAACGGCTCTATATGCACGGTATCAAACTCAATGCAAGCACAAAGCACACTAGTAAGTTCCATGCATACCAAGAAATTGAAGGGTCAGAATGGCCGCTGACCTCAGCATAGATGGCAAAACAAGCACGGTTCGGTAGTAGTCAGGCCAGACTGGCATGATAGCCTAGTGATCCCGTCAAGCACAGCTTGCGTAGCCCACACTGCCGCGTGCCACATCCGCCAC
Above is a genomic segment from Miscanthus floridulus cultivar M001 chromosome 3, ASM1932011v1, whole genome shotgun sequence containing:
- the LOC136544593 gene encoding peroxidase 2-like; this translates as MVGYYKNKCGAYVDVEAIVKKHVKATDAGMQAGLVRLFFHDCFVRGCDASILLDTFSNDTSLTPEKFGPPNFPSLRGYEVIDAAKAELEAACPGKVSCADIVTFATHDASYFLSGGNISFLPRHHVGVTKDG